Genomic window (Streptococcus porcinus):
GGGATTTGCATACCAATACCCTAATGTCATGTGGTCCGGGTTTAAAGTCTGTAATTGTTCTACACTAATGCCTGCTCTCGCAGCAATAGATGCAACGCCCTCTCCCTGTAAAACAATAATCGTTTCGCCTTTTTTAGTACTCGAACTTGAAGCTGTACTAGAAGATGTCTCAGCTACTGATGAGCTACTTGTTTCCCCCTTTTTCGAAGATGACTTAGCAGCTTTTGATGCTTTCGCATCTTCGTTTGATTTTGATATAGATGCTCCATAAAAACCACTTGTGGCTGTTGTGCGATTTCCACCACTGTTTGATGTATAGAAGAAAATAAACAAGATCGTAACGATAATAACGAAGAAAACACTTAATAAGGCTGTTAACCAAGGTGTACTTAATATAGGACCTCTAGCTTTTCGCGACCTTAACCCTTTATCCTCGTTGACAATTTTTTCTTCCCATGGTTCTTTAGCCATGATTTTCCCCCTTGTTAAATAAACAAAATCATATTAAAATGATACTATGAAAGTATCCATAATTCCAGAAAAGTGTATTGCATGCGGTCTTTGTCAGACCTATTCTGACCTCTTTGACTACCAAGACGATGGCATCGTAAAGTTTACAGATTCAGATAGTTTACAAAAAGAAATCTCTCTTCATGATAGGCAAACTTTACGTGCGGTCAA
Coding sequences:
- a CDS encoding SAG1386/EF1546 family surface-associated protein, yielding MAKEPWEEKIVNEDKGLRSRKARGPILSTPWLTALLSVFFVIIVTILFIFFYTSNSGGNRTTATSGFYGASISKSNEDAKASKAAKSSSKKGETSSSSVAETSSSTASSSSTKKGETIIVLQGEGVASIAARAGISVEQLQTLNPDHMTLGYWYANPGDAVYIN
- a CDS encoding ferredoxin, producing the protein MKVSIIPEKCIACGLCQTYSDLFDYQDDGIVKFTDSDSLQKEISLHDRQTLRAVKSCPTKALTIE